One region of uncultured Sulfurimonas sp. genomic DNA includes:
- a CDS encoding 4Fe-4S binding protein, with protein MSLISLNASRCVRSLARESECNKCELICPTGAIVIGDNPLPSINFASCVGCAACDAICPSEALSLDNFKPTEFFFEFIEDKENLISCRKNVPCIAALSVEHLISLAVLKKVMILDMGHCDECSIAHKCKPQILKNHEEASYILDAMENAAEIRLENISFEDEKIQTNESNRREFFSAITLGNVAKAKYSFENEVKKATDELVEHTLQKADIALLRKKRVPEKRKLFFTAIKRVTKPSEYHVVDANEISFTSSKLLDEESCTACQMCYRVCPTGALTSDIKNSKIDFDPFLCIKCSICHDVCESDAITLSPSYNVKEFFEPSVANLISFNVRRCDECNMIFSTNSDEKLCYRCKAEDEQARELWGIVEK; from the coding sequence ATGTCTTTAATTTCATTAAATGCCAGCAGATGCGTTCGTTCACTAGCTCGTGAGAGTGAGTGTAATAAGTGTGAACTTATCTGCCCAACAGGTGCTATAGTCATAGGAGACAATCCTTTACCATCTATAAACTTTGCATCTTGCGTTGGTTGTGCTGCTTGTGATGCAATATGCCCTAGTGAAGCACTCTCTCTTGATAACTTTAAGCCTACAGAATTTTTCTTTGAGTTTATAGAAGATAAAGAAAATTTAATCTCTTGTAGAAAAAATGTTCCTTGTATAGCCGCTTTGAGTGTTGAGCATCTTATCTCTTTAGCAGTCTTAAAAAAAGTGATGATTTTAGATATGGGACATTGTGATGAGTGTTCTATCGCTCACAAATGTAAGCCTCAGATTTTAAAAAACCATGAAGAGGCTAGTTATATCTTAGATGCTATGGAAAATGCTGCAGAGATTAGACTTGAAAATATCTCTTTTGAAGATGAAAAAATTCAAACTAACGAGAGTAATAGAAGAGAGTTCTTTAGCGCTATAACTTTGGGAAATGTTGCAAAAGCAAAATATTCTTTTGAGAATGAAGTTAAAAAAGCAACAGATGAGTTAGTAGAACATACTCTTCAAAAAGCAGATATAGCACTACTGAGAAAAAAGAGAGTTCCAGAGAAAAGAAAGCTATTTTTTACAGCTATAAAAAGAGTGACAAAACCTTCTGAGTATCATGTTGTAGATGCAAATGAGATATCATTTACATCGTCTAAACTTTTAGATGAAGAGAGTTGCACAGCGTGTCAAATGTGTTACAGAGTCTGTCCAACAGGTGCTTTAACTTCAGATATAAAAAACTCTAAGATAGATTTTGATCCATTTCTTTGCATCAAGTGTAGCATCTGTCATGATGTATGTGAGAGTGATGCTATAACACTTAGTCCATCTTACAATGTAAAAGAGTTTTTTGAGCCAAGTGTTGCTAACTTAATTTCTTTTAATGTTAGAAGATGCGATGAGTGCAATATGATATTTAGTACAAATAGTGATGAGAAACTTTGTTATAGATGCAAAGCAGAAGATGAACAAGCAAGAGAACTTTGGGGGATTGTGGAAAAATGA
- a CDS encoding rhodanese-like domain-containing protein — MQKILLSLIIISASLMASMINEYPSKKILDSNIPIVDIRTPGEWVETGLVRDAITIMFFDERGRYNIESFLSELNKKVDTKKQFALICRTGSRTKILADFLSKEIGYDVINLQGGMMYLKAKNLPIIPYTKP; from the coding sequence TTGCAAAAAATATTATTATCACTCATAATTATTAGTGCTTCACTTATGGCATCTATGATAAACGAGTACCCATCAAAAAAAATACTAGACTCAAATATTCCTATTGTGGATATTAGAACACCTGGAGAATGGGTAGAGACAGGATTAGTAAGAGATGCTATTACTATAATGTTTTTTGATGAAAGAGGTCGTTACAATATAGAAAGTTTTTTAAGTGAATTAAACAAAAAAGTAGATACTAAAAAACAGTTTGCTCTTATTTGTAGAACAGGAAGTAGAACTAAAATTTTAGCAGATTTTTTATCTAAAGAAATTGGTTATGATGTTATAAATCTCCAAGGTGGCATGATGTATTTAAAAGCTAAAAACTTACCTATTATTCCATACACTAAGCCATGA
- a CDS encoding mechanosensitive ion channel family protein produces the protein MNDNNVTQEKIMLIADEQKRLYSQKLDEFLKDKDHFINNYKNYDAEIFALEKIINLNKRLGNSYAVTRDEVLVKSYKLLNAQMSMIANILIALDNMSFKDFEAYMNEMFVKNQEYNTKLTSVDYLDILELNQDSKILKQAQDNIRDYYAIIEMNADVLKYLSLFEKKMYRLNKYSNFNLINPVISINNIPLTQSINSAIEPFGFSVVKIIIMILVFIVMYIIRTYLYIKIESYIVKIESLKKYSTDILSSIRKPTEVIMIFVSIELLIFIYNDFAGVGFLNEIFTILYVILLTYIVYRVVNIIASIKIHEIQTVDKKIKREVINVGIKIINFVIMVIGLLFVLYLAGADLTAVLSGLGIGGLAVALASKDSLANFFGTLSILFSDVFSQGDWIVVNGLEGTVVEIGLRVTTLRTFDNAIIAIPNSILTNKEVKNWNKRSLGRRIKMSIGVKYDSKSQDIQNAVQEIRDMLDKHPKIATVNTKYDYSSHKSSKLVSKEDELGIKKTLLVYLDEFAPSSINILIYCFSKSVVWDEWLETKEDVMYKIMEILENNSLEFAFPSMSIYKENEDSQNS, from the coding sequence ATGAATGATAATAATGTCACTCAAGAAAAAATAATGCTTATTGCTGATGAGCAAAAAAGATTATACTCTCAAAAATTAGATGAGTTTTTAAAAGATAAAGATCACTTTATAAATAACTATAAAAATTACGATGCTGAAATTTTTGCTTTAGAAAAAATCATCAACTTAAATAAGCGTTTGGGAAATAGCTACGCAGTTACTAGAGATGAGGTTTTAGTAAAATCTTATAAGCTTTTAAATGCACAAATGAGTATGATAGCAAACATCCTTATTGCACTAGACAATATGAGCTTTAAAGATTTTGAAGCATATATGAATGAAATGTTTGTAAAAAATCAAGAGTACAATACAAAGCTTACAAGTGTTGATTATTTAGATATTTTGGAATTAAATCAAGACTCAAAAATTTTAAAACAAGCTCAAGATAATATTAGAGATTATTATGCAATTATAGAGATGAATGCAGATGTTTTAAAGTATCTATCTCTATTTGAAAAAAAGATGTATAGACTAAATAAGTACTCAAATTTTAATCTAATAAATCCCGTTATTTCCATAAATAATATTCCCTTAACACAAAGCATAAACTCTGCAATAGAGCCTTTTGGATTTAGTGTTGTAAAAATTATTATTATGATACTTGTATTTATTGTTATGTATATAATTCGTACATATCTATATATAAAAATAGAGTCTTATATAGTAAAAATAGAATCTTTAAAGAAATATTCTACGGATATATTGAGTAGTATTAGAAAGCCTACGGAAGTGATTATGATATTTGTAAGTATTGAACTTTTAATATTTATATATAATGACTTTGCAGGGGTGGGTTTTTTAAACGAAATCTTTACAATTTTATATGTAATTTTACTTACATATATAGTTTATAGAGTTGTAAATATTATAGCATCTATAAAAATTCATGAGATACAAACAGTAGATAAAAAAATCAAAAGAGAAGTTATAAATGTTGGTATAAAAATAATTAACTTTGTTATTATGGTTATTGGTTTGCTTTTTGTGTTGTATCTAGCAGGTGCAGATTTGACCGCTGTTCTATCTGGTCTTGGTATTGGTGGTTTGGCAGTAGCATTAGCATCTAAAGACTCTTTGGCTAACTTTTTTGGAACTCTCTCAATTTTATTTAGCGATGTGTTTTCTCAAGGAGATTGGATAGTTGTAAATGGTTTAGAGGGAACAGTTGTTGAGATTGGTCTTAGAGTTACCACTCTTAGAACTTTTGATAACGCAATCATAGCTATTCCAAACTCTATACTTACAAACAAAGAGGTTAAAAACTGGAATAAACGTTCACTTGGTCGTAGGATAAAGATGAGTATTGGAGTGAAGTATGACTCAAAGAGTCAAGATATACAAAATGCAGTCCAAGAGATACGTGATATGTTAGATAAGCATCCTAAGATAGCTACTGTGAATACTAAGTATGATTACTCATCTCATAAAAGCTCTAAACTTGTCTCTAAAGAGGATGAATTAGGTATAAAAAAGACTCTGCTTGTTTATCTTGATGAGTTTGCACCCTCAAGTATCAACATCCTTATCTACTGTTTTTCAAAAAGTGTAGTTTGGGATGAGTGGCTAGAAACCAAAGAAGATGTTATGTATAAAATAATGGAAATTTTAGAAAATAATTCTTTAGAATTTGCTTTTCCATCTATGAGTATTTATAAAGAAAATGAAGATAGCCAAAATAGCTAA
- a CDS encoding fumarate reductase iron-sulfur subunit, producing the protein MKDENKARILKISILRFDPHDPNDVPHMETFEVEEADGMTLYIVLNEIRENHDNSLKFDFVCRAGICGSCSMLVNGRPTLACRTLTSKLGEHITLAPLPLFELIGDLSIYTGKWMRHLNEHLETWIHDKEATLNVDKLEERMEPKLAEEIYEIDRCVECGCCVAGCGTIQMRPSFAGAVGLNKIARYHLDPRDKRSDEEYYELIGDEDGIFGCMTLLGCEDVCPKDLSLQSKIAYLRRMMIKTSLKNNN; encoded by the coding sequence ATGAAAGATGAAAATAAAGCAAGAATCTTAAAGATAAGTATCTTAAGATTTGATCCACATGATCCCAATGATGTTCCTCATATGGAAACTTTTGAAGTTGAAGAAGCTGATGGAATGACACTTTATATAGTCTTAAACGAGATACGCGAAAATCATGACAACTCTTTAAAGTTTGACTTTGTGTGCCGTGCTGGCATCTGTGGAAGTTGTTCTATGCTTGTAAATGGAAGACCAACTCTTGCATGTAGAACACTTACTTCAAAACTTGGTGAACATATAACTTTAGCACCGCTTCCTCTTTTTGAACTTATAGGTGATTTGTCTATATATACAGGAAAATGGATGCGTCATTTAAATGAGCATCTAGAGACTTGGATACATGATAAAGAAGCTACTTTAAATGTTGATAAACTAGAAGAAAGAATGGAGCCTAAGTTAGCTGAAGAAATTTATGAGATTGACCGTTGTGTTGAGTGTGGATGCTGTGTTGCAGGATGCGGAACTATTCAGATGCGACCATCATTTGCAGGGGCTGTGGGACTTAACAAAATAGCTAGATATCATTTAGATCCTAGAGATAAGCGTAGTGATGAAGAGTACTATGAACTTATTGGAGATGAAGATGGAATCTTTGGATGTATGACACTTCTGGGTTGTGAGGATGTTTGTCCAAAAGATTTATCTTTGCAAAGTAAAATAGCTTATCTTAGAAGAATGATGATAAAAACATCATTGAAAAATAATAATTAG
- a CDS encoding phosphatidylglycerophosphatase A — protein sequence MNWFFITLGYSGLFPKAPGTAGSLVALILGILILSFFEIETLFLATILISIIAIREINKYEAKSGIHDDKRIVIDELAGMWFALSVAPAISVTMGEMTNLENGFLIQAILSFVLFRYFDIKKPSIIGRIDREAKGGIGVMGDDILAGFAAGIVSSLIWQAWLELQAYTM from the coding sequence ATGAATTGGTTTTTTATAACACTTGGCTATAGCGGTCTATTTCCAAAAGCTCCTGGAACTGCAGGAAGCTTAGTCGCACTTATACTTGGCATCTTGATACTAAGTTTTTTTGAGATTGAAACACTTTTTTTAGCAACTATTTTAATAAGCATTATAGCCATACGAGAGATAAATAAATATGAAGCAAAATCTGGCATCCATGATGATAAACGTATAGTTATAGATGAGTTGGCTGGAATGTGGTTTGCACTAAGCGTCGCACCTGCTATAAGCGTTACAATGGGAGAGATGACAAACCTTGAAAATGGATTTTTAATTCAAGCGATATTATCGTTTGTGCTATTTAGATATTTTGACATTAAAAAACCATCTATTATAGGAAGAATAGATAGAGAAGCAAAGGGTGGCATCGGAGTTATGGGCGATGATATTTTAGCTGGTTTTGCAGCTGGAATTGTTTCTTCACTTATCTGGCAAGCTTGGTTAGAGTTACAAGCTTACACTATGTAA
- a CDS encoding fumarate reductase flavoprotein subunit produces MKVIYTDVLIIGGGLAGLRVATGVKERGHQAIVLSLVPPKRSHSSAAQGGMQASLANSAMGEGDNEDVHFSDTIKGSDWGADQEVARMFTHCAPKAIRELAHWGVPWSRVQKGNREAIINAQKVTIKEKEEAHGLITARDFGGTKKWRTCYTSDGTGHSMLYAMDNKAHEQNVEIHERLEAISLIHEDGRCYGAVARNLMSGELVAYVSKATTIATGGYGRIYSVSTNAIICQGMGQAIALESGVATLGNMEAIQFHPTAIVPVGILTTEGCRGDGGLLLDKDGYRFMPDYEPDKKELASRDVVSRRMTEHMRKGKGVKSKYGDHLWLDITILGRKHIEKNLREVKEICENFLGIDPAVDWIPVRPTQHYSMGGIRTKYTGESQTMKGLYSCGEAACWDMHGFNRLGGNSVSETVVAGMLVAEYISDFLDSKNSDMKINSTMVEDFVRAEQEKLNKLLEKKNGEDAYVLRRSMEKIMMDKVGIFRNGDDLKEAVEELEELLKRSKNIEVFRSKSRAANPALVNAYRTQRMIKVALTCALGAYLRQESRGAHSREDFPQRDDEKWLKRTITSWPDANQTLPSVSYEEINISKMEMPPGWRGYGKDLTNHHPMTKVRQDSVEATIAKLEKEGKNRFEIQEALMPFKDKLPKKYQGINERFGENI; encoded by the coding sequence ATGAAAGTTATATATACAGATGTTCTTATCATTGGTGGTGGTCTTGCAGGTTTAAGAGTTGCTACAGGAGTTAAAGAAAGAGGTCACCAGGCTATAGTTTTATCGTTAGTTCCACCAAAACGTTCACACTCTTCAGCTGCTCAAGGTGGGATGCAAGCATCTCTTGCTAACTCGGCTATGGGTGAAGGCGACAATGAAGATGTTCACTTTTCAGATACCATAAAGGGAAGTGATTGGGGGGCTGATCAAGAAGTAGCCCGTATGTTTACTCATTGTGCGCCAAAAGCCATAAGAGAACTTGCTCATTGGGGAGTTCCTTGGAGTAGGGTACAAAAAGGAAATAGAGAAGCAATTATAAATGCTCAAAAAGTGACCATAAAAGAAAAAGAAGAAGCCCATGGACTTATAACCGCTAGAGATTTTGGTGGCACTAAAAAGTGGAGAACTTGTTATACATCAGATGGAACAGGACACTCTATGCTTTATGCCATGGACAACAAGGCTCATGAGCAAAATGTTGAAATTCATGAGAGATTAGAAGCTATTTCACTTATACATGAAGATGGCAGATGCTACGGGGCAGTTGCTAGAAACTTGATGAGCGGAGAGTTAGTAGCCTATGTTTCAAAAGCTACAACAATAGCAACGGGTGGATATGGTCGCATCTACAGTGTTTCTACAAACGCTATTATTTGTCAAGGAATGGGTCAAGCTATAGCGCTAGAGAGTGGAGTTGCAACTTTAGGAAATATGGAAGCTATACAGTTTCATCCGACTGCAATAGTTCCTGTTGGAATTTTAACAACAGAGGGATGTCGTGGAGATGGTGGACTTTTACTAGATAAAGATGGTTATAGATTTATGCCAGATTATGAGCCTGATAAAAAAGAGCTTGCATCTAGAGATGTTGTAAGCAGAAGAATGACTGAACATATGAGAAAAGGCAAGGGTGTTAAGTCTAAATATGGAGATCATTTATGGCTTGATATAACTATACTTGGTCGTAAACATATAGAAAAAAATCTTCGTGAAGTAAAAGAGATATGTGAGAATTTTTTAGGGATAGATCCTGCTGTTGATTGGATTCCTGTTCGTCCAACTCAGCACTACTCAATGGGTGGCATCCGAACAAAATACACAGGTGAATCTCAAACTATGAAAGGTCTTTACTCATGTGGAGAAGCTGCTTGTTGGGATATGCACGGTTTTAATAGACTTGGAGGAAACTCTGTAAGTGAGACAGTTGTTGCGGGGATGCTTGTAGCTGAGTATATTAGTGATTTTTTAGATTCAAAAAATAGTGATATGAAGATAAATAGCACTATGGTTGAGGATTTTGTAAGAGCTGAACAAGAGAAGTTAAATAAACTTTTAGAGAAAAAAAATGGAGAGGATGCCTATGTTCTTCGTCGTAGTATGGAAAAAATTATGATGGATAAGGTTGGTATCTTTAGAAATGGAGATGATTTAAAAGAAGCGGTTGAAGAGCTAGAAGAGTTGTTAAAAAGAAGTAAAAATATAGAAGTTTTTCGCTCAAAATCTCGCGCTGCAAATCCTGCTCTTGTGAATGCATATAGAACTCAAAGAATGATAAAAGTAGCCCTTACTTGTGCATTGGGAGCTTACTTAAGACAAGAGAGTCGTGGAGCGCACTCAAGAGAAGATTTTCCACAAAGAGATGATGAAAAATGGTTAAAAAGAACTATAACATCATGGCCAGATGCAAACCAAACTCTACCTAGTGTTAGCTATGAGGAGATAAATATTTCTAAGATGGAGATGCCTCCAGGTTGGCGTGGATATGGAAAGGATTTAACAAATCATCATCCTATGACAAAAGTTAGACAAGATAGTGTAGAAGCGACAATAGCTAAACTTGAAAAAGAGGGTAAAAACAGATTTGAAATTCAAGAAGCACTTATGCCATTTAAAGATAAGTTACCAAAAAAATATCAAGGCATCAACGAAAGATTTGGAGAAAATATATGA
- a CDS encoding fumarate reductase cytochrome b subunit: protein MKNKKIDKTPARLDFIQSSTGLILGLFIMGHILFESSILISNEMMYKVTIMFEGYYFFGEKYPGIISFLAASIFIIFIVHAGVALKKFPNNYRQYKTMRNHTISMKHEDTSLWVVQIMSGFIMLFIGSVHLYTMMAEPSNIGPLASAYRVVHENMAPLYFLLLLSVVSHAFIGLYRLALKWGFMEGENTKISRKRFKFLMKSFIAIYIVVGSLSLTKYIYIGYTNDFEVTQRYQPKTINIKAH, encoded by the coding sequence ATGAAAAATAAAAAAATAGATAAAACCCCAGCAAGACTGGACTTTATACAGAGTAGTACAGGGCTTATTTTAGGTCTGTTTATAATGGGACATATACTTTTTGAGTCTTCTATTTTGATAAGTAATGAGATGATGTATAAAGTTACCATAATGTTTGAGGGTTACTACTTTTTTGGAGAGAAATATCCGGGAATTATCTCTTTTTTAGCAGCTTCTATTTTTATTATATTTATCGTTCATGCAGGTGTGGCACTTAAAAAATTTCCAAATAATTATAGACAATACAAAACGATGCGAAATCATACTATTAGTATGAAACATGAAGATACCTCTTTGTGGGTAGTTCAAATTATGAGCGGATTTATTATGCTTTTTATTGGTTCTGTGCATCTCTATACTATGATGGCTGAACCATCAAATATAGGACCATTGGCATCTGCATATAGAGTTGTACATGAAAATATGGCTCCTTTGTACTTTTTACTTCTTTTATCGGTTGTTTCACACGCTTTTATAGGTCTTTATAGATTAGCTTTAAAGTGGGGATTTATGGAAGGTGAAAATACAAAAATATCAAGAAAAAGATTTAAGTTTTTAATGAAATCTTTTATAGCTATTTATATTGTAGTTGGATCACTTAGTCTTACAAAATACATCTATATTGGCTATACAAATGATTTTGAAGTAACTCAAAGATATCAACCTAAAACTATAAATATAAAGGCTCACTAA
- a CDS encoding molecular chaperone TorD family protein, whose amino-acid sequence MQQTQARVNIYALMSRILLQELDVKTFKMIKEDKNILDFFPTLKEWKPLSEISEDKLLEEFINPDFVNLSILHLIPYESFYVREDQMVETGGANPVTDMYSAYNFMVDYEASRTVSSDHIGVEFEFMHHLCLAEDKALSEGDMHSVKEIREVELEFLNKHLLKWAPLYLINMKFEARTPLYYDAADMALEFLLSDNEYLVELSK is encoded by the coding sequence ATGCAACAAACACAAGCAAGAGTCAATATTTACGCACTTATGTCTCGCATCTTACTTCAAGAGCTAGATGTTAAGACATTTAAGATGATAAAAGAAGATAAAAATATTTTAGATTTTTTTCCAACCCTAAAAGAGTGGAAACCTCTTAGTGAAATAAGTGAGGATAAACTTTTAGAGGAGTTCATAAACCCTGACTTTGTAAACCTTTCTATACTCCATCTTATACCTTATGAATCTTTTTATGTAAGAGAAGACCAGATGGTAGAGACAGGCGGAGCAAATCCTGTTACAGATATGTATAGTGCATATAACTTTATGGTTGATTATGAAGCATCTAGAACTGTTTCTTCTGATCATATTGGTGTTGAGTTTGAGTTTATGCACCACTTATGTCTCGCAGAAGATAAAGCTCTAAGTGAGGGCGATATGCACTCTGTAAAAGAGATAAGAGAAGTTGAGTTGGAGTTTTTAAATAAACATCTTTTAAAGTGGGCACCACTATATTTGATAAATATGAAGTTTGAAGCAAGAACTCCACTTTACTATGATGCAGCAGATATGGCTTTGGAATTTTTGTTAAGCGATAATGAGTATCTAGTAGAGTTGTCAAAATAG
- a CDS encoding methyl-accepting chemotaxis protein: MLANTSIQKKMNLLILMVTMSVMTATVFVFWAMSHIESKYNHLYKNSMMGALQTLEIEKNLNYVSRTTRDIMLGGDYDKDMLKLNESITQVENLFSSLEKMMAQDSALPMVNEAKKSTILFLDNSYKMMESLSSDDIKNNKTIVFKKYKNDLTPFANASRTSFKKLVKHKSDELNINSKSLADELNFYKILVLFAGIALAIVVFILANLIRKSITSGIGSFIRLIGYAAKGDFTHKDKSTHDENTELGILGKELSTLLNHIENLINEINTTITDASKGIFTHKISSASMSGEFVEAIKSVETSIDFMKEQNQKAKRDMFNSKLSTKSINVSESLSLIINDLRENIDNLKEVTKATKNASDLANDSRENVNEIVNELGQLSEQVSVNNHSISELANQTNNITSVIELITDIADQTNLLALNAAIEAARAGEHGRGFAVVADEVRKLAERTHKATGEISVSIKSLQQDMNEIQESSTAMKTTVEASADKINNFEGTLIELNDNSSEIVNYSYSMENSIFIVLAKLDHILYKSRAYNSIMSLDRHLTNQTPHECSLGKWYDDEGKKRFSQTSVFSKLTTPHIIVHNSANTNLNFIDSDASSSTIEHADEIVSNFNKMEKASNELFELLDAMLNESKHN; this comes from the coding sequence ATGTTAGCAAATACCAGTATCCAAAAAAAGATGAATCTACTTATTTTAATGGTAACTATGTCTGTTATGACAGCTACTGTTTTTGTTTTTTGGGCGATGAGTCATATAGAATCAAAATACAATCATCTTTATAAAAATTCAATGATGGGTGCATTACAAACACTAGAAATAGAAAAAAACCTAAACTATGTTAGTAGAACCACAAGAGATATAATGCTCGGTGGAGATTATGACAAAGATATGTTAAAACTTAATGAGTCAATCACACAAGTAGAAAATCTTTTTTCTTCTTTAGAAAAGATGATGGCTCAAGACAGCGCGCTACCTATGGTAAATGAAGCTAAAAAATCTACCATACTCTTTTTAGACAACTCATATAAAATGATGGAATCTCTTAGCAGTGATGATATAAAAAACAATAAAACTATAGTTTTTAAAAAGTATAAAAACGATTTAACTCCATTTGCAAATGCCTCAAGAACTTCATTTAAAAAACTTGTAAAACATAAGAGTGATGAGTTAAACATAAACTCAAAATCTTTAGCAGATGAGTTAAACTTTTACAAAATTTTAGTACTTTTTGCTGGTATAGCTTTGGCTATCGTAGTCTTTATCTTAGCGAACCTAATAAGAAAATCTATAACTAGTGGAATTGGTTCTTTTATAAGGCTAATAGGTTACGCTGCTAAAGGTGATTTTACCCATAAAGATAAATCAACTCATGATGAAAATACAGAGCTTGGTATATTGGGAAAAGAACTATCAACCTTACTAAATCATATAGAAAACCTCATAAATGAAATCAACACAACAATTACAGATGCATCCAAAGGTATATTTACTCATAAAATTTCATCTGCATCAATGTCTGGAGAATTTGTAGAGGCTATAAAAAGTGTTGAAACGAGTATTGATTTTATGAAAGAGCAAAATCAAAAAGCTAAAAGAGATATGTTTAACTCCAAACTTAGTACAAAAAGCATAAATGTTTCAGAGTCTCTTTCTCTTATTATAAATGACTTAAGAGAAAATATTGACAATCTAAAAGAAGTCACAAAGGCTACAAAAAATGCTTCAGATTTAGCTAATGATTCTAGAGAAAATGTCAATGAAATAGTAAATGAACTTGGTCAATTAAGCGAACAAGTAAGTGTAAACAATCATAGCATTAGCGAATTAGCAAATCAAACAAATAACATTACCTCAGTTATAGAACTTATTACAGATATAGCAGATCAAACCAATCTTCTAGCATTAAATGCTGCTATTGAAGCAGCTCGCGCTGGCGAACATGGTCGCGGATTTGCAGTTGTAGCTGATGAAGTAAGAAAACTTGCTGAGAGAACGCACAAAGCAACAGGAGAAATCTCTGTATCCATAAAATCTTTACAACAAGATATGAATGAAATTCAAGAAAGTTCAACAGCTATGAAAACTACCGTTGAGGCTTCAGCAGATAAAATAAACAATTTTGAAGGAACGCTAATTGAGCTAAATGACAACTCAAGCGAAATTGTAAACTACTCATATTCGATGGAAAATTCTATTTTTATAGTTCTTGCAAAATTAGATCATATACTTTATAAATCTCGCGCATATAACTCTATTATGTCCTTAGATAGACATTTGACAAATCAAACACCTCATGAGTGTAGCCTTGGCAAATGGTATGATGATGAGGGTAAAAAAAGATTTTCACAAACTTCTGTCTTTTCTAAGCTCACTACTCCGCATATCATAGTTCACAACAGTGCAAATACAAATTTAAACTTTATAGACAGCGATGCTTCAAGCTCGACTATAGAACACGCTGATGAGATAGTAAGTAACTTTAACAAGATGGAAAAAGCTTCAAATGAACTATTTGAACTTCTAGATGCTATGTTAAATGAATCAAAACATAACTAA